The following are encoded together in the Panicum virgatum strain AP13 chromosome 6K, P.virgatum_v5, whole genome shotgun sequence genome:
- the LOC120713298 gene encoding uncharacterized protein LOC120713298 yields the protein MRVSIVSAEQLNELRVKYNLLDQIHEAQRNCLETEDLRIGMRKGLLPDFRTDDYGTVWLKDRVCVPKDEKIREVIMAEAHDTRYSIHPGSTKMYKDLKTMFWWRRMKRDIASYVAHGPEPTGEELDPEYTPEKEDYAAGLPETEDEELDYDFNNDGWYD from the exons ATGAGAGTGTCCATTGTTAGTGCAGAACAATTGAACGAGCTGAGGGTGAAGTACAACCTATTGGATCAGATTCATGAGGCTCAGAGAAATTGCCTCGAGACTGAAGACCTCCGCATCGGAATGAGGAAGGGTTTACTTCCCGATTTTCGAACTGATGATTATGGTACTGTCTGGTTGAAGGATCGTGTGTGTGTGCCAAAGGATGAGAAGATTCGTGAGGTAATTATGGCTGAAGCCCATGATACGAGGTATTCCATTCACCctggtagcaccaagatgtacaaGGATCTGAAAACCATGTTCTGGTGGCGTAGAATGAAGAGGGACATCGCCAGTTATGTTGCTCACG GACCGGAGCCGACGGGGGAGGAGCTCGACCCGGAGTACACCCCTGAGAAGGAGGACTACGCTGCCGGGCTTCCAG AAACTGAGGATGAGGAGCTAGACTACGACTTCAACAATGATGGATGGTACGACTAG